In Prunus dulcis chromosome 2, ALMONDv2, whole genome shotgun sequence, a single genomic region encodes these proteins:
- the LOC117619986 gene encoding ubiquinol-cytochrome-c reductase complex assembly factor 1 isoform X2, giving the protein MLPRWSRAVTHFSRLGSQHNLNIRNEFYVISRQSYGRAAAAVAPDTAITVEKPLPSESMVNLDKLFWSKPCSLALAPDSPLRIEEPQYAGFKRAILRLMLFYSKQSTSIRGANVVYKRIISQVDKPAIYEVFNLEKTFKTTFSLLVLHMWLCLRRLKEDGKEGVEFGQYIYETYNHDVELRVSKAGVNLLLTKWMKDLEKIFYGNIVAYDAAVLPEARQNELQNVIWRNVFSDDGSSQPNGDASRAVQAMARYIRREVSCLSLTDKEAVFSGNFMFTSLKGEKPKSEASI; this is encoded by the exons ATGTTGCCAAGATGGAGCAGAGCTGTTACTCACTTCTCAAGGCTGGGTTCACAACATAACTTGAATATCagaaatgaattttatgttatttcTCGCCAAAGCTATGGCAGGGCTGCTGCAGCTGTGGCTCCAGATACAGCTATTACTGTGGAAAAACCTCTCCCGAGTGAGTCAATG GTAAATCTGGACAAACTGTTTTGGTCTAAGCCATGCTCATTGGCTTTGGCCCCGGACTCCCCATTAAGAATTGAGGAGCCACAATATGCGGGATTTAAACGTGCAATCCTTAGGCTGATGCTGTTTTATAGCAAACAAAGCACGTCCATTCGAGGGGCAAATGTGGTATATAAGCGAATCATTTCACAAGTTGATAAACCTGCCATTTATGAAG TATTCAACTTGGAGAAAACCTTTAAGACAACATTCTCTCTACTTGTACTTCATATGTGGCTTTGCTTACGCCGGTTGAAAGAAGACGGAAAGGAAGGGGTTGAATTCGGGCAATACATATATGAGACTTACAATCACGATGTGGAACTTAGAGTATCTAAGGCTGGG GTCAACTTATTACTGACTAAATGGATGAAGGATTTGGAGAAGATATTCTATGGGAATATTGTTGCTTATGATGCTGCCGTGCTTCCGGAGGCTAGGCAGAATGAGCTGCAAAATGTGATTTGGAG GAATGTCTTTTCTGATGATGGTTCATCACAACCAAATGGTGATGCATCACGAGCAGTCCAG GCAATGGCAAGATATATTCGCCGGGAAGTTAGTTGCCTGTCCTTGACAG ATAAAGAAGCTGTGTTCTCTGGTAATTTCATGTTTACTTCATTGAAGGGCGAGAAACCAAAATCAGAGGCATCCATATAA
- the LOC117620333 gene encoding acid phosphatase 1, which translates to MTFLKIFLFFPLLSLAFSQETFTSHLLPRPLIIEYPENTETNIRELEEEFKLHCTSWRFSVEANNINPWKTIPQECAKYVKDYVTGRAYGFDLERVSKEAGVYAKAVELSGDGKDAWIFDIDDTLLSNLPYYADHGYGLEVFDHLEFDRWVDKAMAPAIKSSLKLYEEVLGLGIKVFLLTGRSDGKRKATIENLINAGFRDWHKLILRAPDEQGKLATVYKSEKRNEMEKEGYRILGNSGDQWSDILGTSMSIRSFKVPNPMYYIP; encoded by the exons ATGACTTTCTTGaagattttccttttttttcctctacTTTCCCTCGCGTTTTCTCAGGAAACTTTCACTTCCCACCTCCTGCCGAGGCCTTTGATCATCGAATACCCCGAAAACACGGAGACAAATATCAGAGAATTAGAGGAAGAGTTTAAATTGCACTGTACCAGCTGGAGATTTTCTGTGGAGGCTAACAACATCAACCCCTGGAAAACAATCCCACAGGAATGTGCAAAGTATGTGAAAGATTACGTGACTGGTCGGGCTTATGGGTTTGATCTCGAAAGGGTGTCTAAGGAGGCTGGAGTTTATGCCAAGGCTGTTGAATTGAGTGGTGATGGGAAAGATGCGTGGATTTTTGACATTGATGACACTCTGCTTTCCAATCTTCCGTATTATGCTGACCATGGCTATGG CTTGGAGGTTTTTGATCATCTGGAGTTTGATAGATGGGTTGACAAGGCCATGGCACCCGCTATAAAGTCCAGCTTGAAACTCTATGAAGAGGTCTTGGGTTTGGGAATTAAGGTATTTTTGCTCACTGGGCGCAGTGATGGGAAAAGAAAGGCTACTATTGAGAATCTGATCAATGCAGGATTTCGAGATTGGCATAAGCTTATTTTAAG GGCCCCGGATGAGCAAGGGAAATTAGCAACAGTTTACAAGTCAGAAAAGAGGAATGAGATGGAGAAAGAGGGATACAGAATTCTTGGCAACTCTGGAGACCAGTGGAGTGACATATTAGGCACCTCAATGTCCATCCGCTCATTCAAGGTTCCGAATCCAATGTATTATATTCCATGA